In Paramisgurnus dabryanus chromosome 14, PD_genome_1.1, whole genome shotgun sequence, one genomic interval encodes:
- the orc2 gene encoding origin recognition complex subunit 2, whose protein sequence is MTQKQSLEVRFVSDDDVLDHIVEKQQDVKAAHGSVQTLVTLKTPQKSKASAEEEEEGEDEDALNEQKYVEALCTQDESENGATAAGSSVFTFQTIKRGNKMSQMASEWARTPGKSVTFCTSEDTNEESTSPTRGAKKSGNQNKTPQKGKKGQFISTTPHRLRKRLSAPALRSDSESDFSPSNSEEDEAEELEAKQEVQPKTPSKSTAGTSANALYKTPGKKGKKIPESDLVGEYFEAHSSSKVLTSDRTLQKLQTPKLDRETLLSLLDQKPQCFAEEIKELNEKHEENFNRWMLQLHMGFNILIFGLGSKKLLLEKFRTTMLSDSDHLVVNGFFPSMTLKSILNCITGDILEHDGTFRNPSDQIDFIVKTLKEDPDNHVFLIINNIDGAMLRGDRNQQALGQLASIPNMHLVASIDHINAPLIWDQAKMSLFNWLWYETTTYLPYTEETSYENSLLVQQTGALALSSLTHVLRSLTPNARGIFRLLAEFQLENKDNPAYTGLSFQDFYQRCRESFLVNSDITLRTQLTEFKDHKLIRTKKGADGVEYLLIPVDNGTLTDFLERNDAD, encoded by the exons ATGACGCAAAAACAGAGTTTAGAGGTTCGGTTCGTGTCTGATGACGATGTTTTGGATCATATTGTTGAGAAGCAGCAAG ATGTTAAAGCAGCTCATGGGAGTGTACAGACCCTGGTCACATTGAAGACCCCTCAAAAGTCAAAGGCATCTgctgaagaagaagaagaaggggAGGATGAAGATGCATTAAATGAGCAGAAATATGTGGAAGCGCTCTGTACACAAG ATGAGAGTGAAAACGGAGCGACGGCCGCTGGATCGTCCGTCTTTACCTTTCAGACCATCAAACGAGGCAATAAGATGTCACAGATGG CCTCTGAATGGGCTCGAACGCCTGGGAAAAGTGTGACTTTCTGCACATCTGAGGACACAAATGAGGAATCTACGAGTCCGACTCGTGGCGCAAAAA AATCAGGAAATCAAAACAAGACTCCTCAGAAG GGAAAGAAAGGGCAGTTCATCTCAACAACACCACACCGATTGCGAAAACGACTGTCAG CACCTGCACTGCGCTCAGATAGTGAAAGTGATTTCTCACCGTCAAACTCTGAGGAAGATGAAGCCGAAGAACTGGAGGCAAAACAAGAAGTCCAGCCCAAAACGCCCAGCAAAAGCACTGCGGGCACATCAGCTAATGCTCTCTATAAAACACCCGGGAAAAAGGGCAAGAAAATACCCGAG TCTGATCTGGTTGGTGAATATTTTGAAGCTCACAGCAGCTCTAAAGTGCTCACGTCTGATCGGACCCTTCAGAAACTCCAGACACCCAAACTGGACCGG gaAACTCTGCTCAGCCTCTTGGATCAAAAGCCTCAGTGTTTCGCAGAagaaattaaagagttaaatgaGAAGCACGAGGAGAACTTTAACAGATGGATGCTGCAGTTACA CATGGGCTTTAATATCTTAATCTTTGGTTTGGGCTCAAAGAAGCTTTTGCTGGAGAAGTTTCGCACCACTATGCTGTCAGACTCGGATCATCTGGTGGTCAACGGCTTTTTTCCCAGCATGACCCTTAAATCG aTATTAAACTGTATTACTGGAGATATCCTGGAGCATGATGGGACGTTTCGTAACCCGAGCGACCAGATCGACTTCATTGTGAAAACTCTTAAAGAAG ACCCGGACAATCACGTCTTTCTCATAATCAATAACATCGATGGAGCTATGCTGAGGGGTGACCGGAACCAGCAGGCACTGGGACAGCTGGCATCCATTCCCAACATGCACCTGGTGGCCTCCATCGACCACATAAACGCTCCACTCA TTTGGGATCAAGCGAAGATGAGCTTGTTTAACTGGCTGTGGTATGAGACCACCACATATCTGCCCTACACTGAAGAGACCTCATATGAAAATTCACTGCTCGTGCAGCAGACAGGAGCGCTCGCACTGAGCTCACTGACACATGTGCTGCGCAGCCTCACACCTAATGCCAG GGGGATCTTCAGATTACTGGCAGAGTTTCAGTTGGAGAACAAAGATAATCCTGCATATACAG GTTTGTCCTTCCAGGATTTTTACCAGCGCTGTCGTGAATCTTTCCTGGTCAACAGTGACATCACGCTGCGCACGCAGCTCACTGAATTCAAAGATCACAAACTGATTCGAACCAAGAAG GGTGCAGACGGGGTTGAATATCTGCTCATCCCTGTTGACAACGGGACACTCACAGATTTCCTGGAGAGGAACGATGCAGACTGA
- the cfap410 gene encoding cilia and flagella associated protein 410: MFTGAHEINSDEIQGNNLKIDDMKLTRKLVLARAKASDLESVKKLNCWGCNLSDISIFLEIPNVEVLTLSANKISSLEHISSCRHLSELYLRRNNIQSLTELKYLKDLSRLKVLWLAENPCCGSDLIRYRLTVLRNLPGLHKLDNQVVTEEELALALKEGEELNTPPGPTPFSSTNGLTEADSETDPLNYSMEETNKIRAQLGMKLLPLDKFTSLSSPREAGETSRRKSHTLEAVLLLLKDLDVDELKIVQSVTESKLRSHSRQRERQKSPICS; this comes from the exons ATGTTTACTGGAGCTCATGAGATCAATAGTGACGAAATTCAAGGCAATAACTTAAAAATCGACGACATGAAATTAACTCGTAAACTCGTGCTGGCTCGAGCTAAAGCGTCAGATCTGGAAAGTGTGAAGAAATTAAACTGCTG GGGCTGCAATCTATCAGAT ATAtctatatttttggaaataccCAATGTTGAGGTTCTCACACTGag TGCTAATAAAATCTCATCTCTGGAGCACATATCCTCATGTCGGCATCTCAGTGAGCTGTATTTGAGACGTAACAACATTCAAAGTCTGACAGAACTGAAATACCTGAAGGATTTGAGTCGTTTAAAGGTTCTGTGGTTAGCAGAGAACCCGTGCTGTGGTTCTGACCTGATCAGATACCGTCTGACCGTCCTCCGAAACCTGCCCGGACTGCACAAACTCGACAACCAGG TGGTCACAGAGGAGGAACTTGCACTGGCATTGAAAGAAGGGGAGGAGCTTAACACACCTCCAGGCCCTACCCCCTTCAGCTCCACCAATGGCCTTACAGAAGCAGACTCTGAGACCGACCCTCTTAATTACAGCATGGAGGAAACCAA TAAAATTCGTGCTCAGCTGGGAATGAAGCTGTTGCCTTTAGACAAATTCACATCGCTGTCATCACCGCGCGAGGCTGGAGAAACATCTAGGAGAAAG AGTCACACATTGGAGGCCGTTCTGCTTCTTCTGAAGGATCTGGATGTCGATGAGCTGAAGATCGTTCAGTCCGTCACCGAGAGCAAACTGAGATCACACAGTCGACAAAGAGAGCGCCAGAAATCACCAATCTGCTCATAA